In a genomic window of Flavobacterium lipolyticum:
- the fabD gene encoding ACP S-malonyltransferase, translating into MKAYVFPGQGAQFTGMGKDLYETSALAKELFEKANEILGFRITDIMFEGTAEELKETKVTQPAVFLHSVILAKTLGDDFKPEMVAGHSLGEFSALVANGTLSFEDGLKLVSQRALAMQKACEITPSTMAAVLGLADNIVEEVCASIDGIVVAANYNCPGQLVISGETSAVEKACEAMKAAGAKRALILPVGGAFHSPMMEPAREELAAAIEATTFSTPICPVYQNVTANAVSDANEIKKNLIIQLTAPVKWTQSVQQMIADGATLFTEVGPGKVLAGLINKIDKEAVTANA; encoded by the coding sequence ATGAAAGCATACGTATTTCCGGGTCAGGGCGCACAATTTACAGGAATGGGCAAGGACTTATATGAAACATCGGCATTAGCCAAAGAATTATTCGAAAAAGCTAATGAAATTTTAGGTTTTAGAATTACAGATATCATGTTCGAAGGTACTGCCGAAGAACTAAAAGAAACTAAAGTTACACAGCCTGCAGTATTTTTACACTCTGTTATTTTAGCTAAAACTTTAGGAGACGATTTTAAACCAGAAATGGTTGCAGGACATTCTTTAGGAGAATTTTCAGCCTTGGTTGCCAACGGAACTTTGTCTTTTGAAGACGGTCTTAAATTAGTTTCTCAACGTGCTTTAGCTATGCAAAAAGCTTGTGAAATCACCCCATCAACAATGGCTGCGGTTTTAGGTTTAGCTGATAATATTGTAGAAGAAGTTTGCGCTTCTATTGACGGAATAGTTGTTGCGGCAAATTACAACTGTCCGGGACAATTGGTAATTTCAGGAGAAACTTCGGCTGTTGAAAAAGCTTGTGAAGCTATGAAAGCTGCCGGTGCAAAACGCGCTTTAATTTTACCTGTTGGAGGAGCATTCCACTCTCCGATGATGGAACCAGCAAGAGAGGAATTAGCTGCTGCAATTGAAGCCACTACATTCTCAACTCCTATTTGTCCGGTTTACCAAAACGTAACCGCAAATGCTGTTTCGGATGCAAACGAAATCAAAAAGAACTTAATCATACAATTGACTGCTCCGGTAAAATGGACACAATCCGTTCAGCAAATGATCGCTGACGGCGCTACTTTATTCACTGAAGTGGGTCCGGGTAAAGTGTTAGCAGGTTTGATCAACAAAATTGACAAAGAAGCGGTTACTGCGAATGCATAA